One window from the genome of Corynebacterium sp. SCR221107 encodes:
- a CDS encoding transglycosylase domain-containing protein, whose protein sequence is MSKWNSLMKLLGATIAAGLTSAVALSPVAALGGVAVDRTNATMQSNLEDLTDGSAPGVTTITDANDNVIAWIYSQRRYEVDSTQIAQTMKDAIVSIEDRRFYEHNGVDIQGNLRAIATNLVAGGVEQGASTIDQQYVKNYLLLVTSNNADEQAAAVETSIPRKLREMRMASSIDESLSKDEILTRYLNLIPFGNGAYGIEAAARTYFGISAAELNVPQAAMLAGMVQSSSYLDPYTNAEAVVARRDQVLDAMVSTGTLTQEDADRFHLEPLGVLESPQGLPNGCINAGDNGFFCDYVLNYLASRGLDTDQLTRGSYTIKTTLDQNVQNAAHAAVSSQVPSSTYGVADVMNVVEPGTNSRRILAMTSSRDYGLDLEAGQTVLPQTASLVGNGAGSVFKIFTAAEALNQGYGLDTVLQVPTRYVAQGMGEGGASGCPAGSYCVENSGSYASSMTLRDTLAQSPNTPFVMLIEKLGVSNVVDLAVKMGLRSYTNEGSFDGESSIADYMKAHNLGSFTLGPTAVNALELSNVAATLASGGTWCEPSPLDSVTDDNGQEIYIERPACEQAISTDVANALANGLSQDATRGTAADAARAAGWNAPVAAKTGTTESHQSAAFMGFNSNFAAATYIYNDGTTISPLCTAPVSQCSYGSLYGGDEPAQTWFQAASALGASAGSLPAYDPAYDTGVAGTLSDKYRGKLAEDVRKELTGLGYDVTLQVSAGDGTAKDRVMRIDATPPLREGSKVTVYVSDGTRPRPTSTAPTTTAPSASANSNISDLFGINEQDLNDLSDQIQSLLEPNAN, encoded by the coding sequence GTGTCAAAGTGGAATTCACTGATGAAGTTGCTTGGAGCCACCATCGCGGCGGGGCTGACCAGCGCAGTAGCGCTTAGCCCCGTTGCCGCCTTGGGCGGCGTTGCTGTTGATCGCACAAACGCGACGATGCAATCCAACCTTGAGGACCTCACCGATGGTTCCGCACCGGGGGTCACTACGATTACGGACGCCAACGACAACGTGATCGCTTGGATCTACTCGCAGCGCCGCTATGAGGTGGACAGCACGCAGATCGCACAGACGATGAAAGATGCCATCGTCTCGATTGAGGATCGGCGTTTTTATGAGCACAACGGCGTTGATATCCAGGGCAATCTTCGCGCTATAGCCACCAACCTTGTCGCCGGCGGCGTGGAGCAGGGCGCCTCCACCATTGATCAGCAGTACGTCAAGAACTATTTGTTGTTGGTTACCTCCAACAACGCCGACGAACAGGCCGCGGCCGTGGAGACCTCGATCCCACGTAAGCTGCGCGAGATGCGCATGGCCTCCAGCATCGATGAGAGCCTTAGCAAGGATGAGATCCTCACCCGCTATCTCAACCTGATCCCCTTCGGCAATGGCGCCTACGGCATCGAGGCCGCCGCGCGCACCTACTTTGGGATTTCCGCCGCCGAGCTGAATGTCCCGCAGGCAGCGATGCTGGCGGGCATGGTGCAGTCCTCTTCTTATCTCGATCCCTATACCAACGCCGAGGCTGTTGTTGCCCGCCGCGACCAGGTCCTAGACGCGATGGTCTCTACCGGCACCCTGACCCAGGAAGACGCCGATCGCTTCCACCTTGAGCCCTTGGGAGTCTTGGAGTCCCCACAGGGGCTGCCCAACGGCTGCATTAACGCTGGCGACAATGGTTTCTTCTGCGACTATGTACTCAATTATCTAGCCAGCAGGGGGCTCGATACCGATCAGCTCACGCGTGGTTCCTACACCATCAAGACCACCTTGGACCAGAATGTTCAAAATGCTGCGCACGCTGCGGTCAGCAGCCAAGTTCCTTCGTCGACCTATGGCGTTGCCGACGTCATGAACGTGGTGGAGCCGGGCACGAATTCCCGCCGTATCTTGGCCATGACCTCCTCGCGTGACTATGGCCTCGACCTGGAGGCCGGGCAAACGGTGCTACCGCAAACTGCCTCGTTGGTGGGCAATGGCGCGGGTTCGGTGTTTAAGATTTTCACCGCCGCCGAAGCCCTTAATCAGGGCTATGGTCTCGATACCGTGCTGCAGGTGCCCACGCGCTACGTGGCTCAGGGCATGGGTGAGGGCGGCGCCTCGGGCTGCCCGGCGGGAAGCTATTGCGTGGAGAACTCGGGCTCTTATGCATCGTCGATGACGCTGCGCGATACGTTGGCCCAGTCTCCCAATACGCCGTTTGTCATGCTGATTGAGAAGCTGGGCGTGAGCAACGTGGTGGACCTGGCCGTGAAGATGGGCCTGCGTTCCTATACCAACGAGGGTTCCTTCGATGGGGAAAGCTCCATCGCGGACTATATGAAGGCACACAACCTCGGTTCCTTCACCCTTGGACCTACCGCCGTCAATGCGCTGGAGTTGTCGAACGTCGCTGCGACCCTCGCCTCGGGCGGTACCTGGTGCGAGCCAAGCCCCTTGGATTCGGTCACCGATGACAATGGCCAGGAGATCTACATTGAGCGCCCGGCTTGCGAACAGGCGATTAGCACCGATGTCGCCAATGCTTTGGCGAACGGGCTGAGCCAAGACGCCACGCGGGGCACCGCAGCTGATGCCGCGCGGGCGGCTGGGTGGAACGCGCCGGTGGCGGCGAAGACGGGTACTACTGAGTCGCACCAGTCGGCTGCCTTTATGGGCTTTAATAGCAACTTCGCGGCGGCGACCTACATCTATAACGACGGCACCACGATCTCCCCGTTGTGCACCGCCCCGGTTTCGCAGTGCTCCTACGGCTCGCTCTACGGCGGCGATGAGCCTGCACAGACCTGGTTCCAGGCCGCAAGCGCTCTGGGTGCTTCCGCGGGCTCGTTGCCTGCCTACGACCCGGCCTATGACACCGGTGTTGCTGGTACTTTGTCGGACAAGTACCGCGGCAAGCTGGCCGAGGATGTCCGCAAGGAACTGACTGGCCTGGGCTATGACGTGACGCTGCAGGTCAGCGCTGGCGATGGCACGGCCAAGGATCGCGTCATGCGTATCGACGCTACCCCGCCGCTGCGCGAGGGCTCGAAGGTGACGGTCTATGTCTCCGATGGCACGCGGCCGCGGCCGACGTCCACCGCGCCCACCACCACCGCGCCGAGCGCGTCCGCGAACTCGAATATCAGTGACCTATTCGGCATCAACGAGCAGGATCTCAATGACCTCAGCGATCAGATCCAGTCACTGCTCGAACCGAATGCCAACTAG
- a CDS encoding WhiB family transcriptional regulator: MKRNPFTASNQVAGSGDRGDWVMQAHCRNGDPDALFVRGAAQRRAAAICRQCPVVMQCRADALDNKVEFGVWGGLTERQRRALLRKNPHITNWADYLASGGELIGI; this comes from the coding sequence ATGAAGCGCAATCCATTTACTGCCTCGAATCAGGTCGCAGGTAGTGGCGATCGGGGGGATTGGGTCATGCAGGCTCACTGCCGAAACGGGGACCCGGACGCGCTTTTCGTGCGTGGTGCCGCTCAGCGTCGGGCAGCCGCGATTTGCCGCCAGTGCCCAGTAGTGATGCAGTGTCGCGCAGACGCCTTGGATAACAAGGTGGAATTTGGAGTGTGGGGCGGACTCACCGAGCGTCAGCGCCGTGCCTTGCTCCGCAAGAACCCGCACATCACCAATTGGGCGGACTACCTAGCCTCCGGTGGGGAACTCATCGGAATCTAA
- a CDS encoding DUF4177 domain-containing protein, which produces MTKWEYATVPLLTHATKQILDTWGEDGWELVSVVPGPNPENVVAYMKREVQ; this is translated from the coding sequence ATGACTAAATGGGAATACGCAACCGTTCCGCTATTAACGCACGCCACCAAGCAGATCTTGGACACCTGGGGTGAAGATGGCTGGGAGCTGGTCTCCGTCGTGCCGGGCCCGAACCCTGAAAACGTCGTCGCCTACATGAAGCGAGAGGTGCAGTAA
- a CDS encoding RidA family protein has product MATHSERLAELGITLPAVAAPVAAYVPAVKVGNQVWTSGQLPFIEGALPATGKVGAEVSAEDAQAFARQAALNALAAVDALVGIDNVTRVLKVVGFVASASGFGGQPAVLNGASNLMGEIFGEAGAHARSAVGVAELPLDSPVEVEIVVEVTS; this is encoded by the coding sequence ATGGCTACTCATTCCGAGCGTCTCGCTGAACTGGGAATCACCCTCCCGGCGGTAGCGGCACCGGTTGCTGCCTATGTTCCTGCCGTGAAGGTGGGCAATCAGGTGTGGACCTCTGGCCAGTTGCCCTTTATCGAGGGCGCGCTGCCAGCCACCGGAAAGGTCGGCGCGGAAGTGTCGGCAGAAGACGCGCAGGCGTTTGCCCGCCAGGCCGCACTCAACGCCTTGGCGGCAGTCGATGCGCTGGTCGGCATCGATAACGTCACCCGCGTGCTCAAGGTCGTGGGCTTTGTGGCCTCTGCCTCCGGATTCGGAGGTCAGCCCGCCGTGCTCAACGGTGCCTCCAACCTCATGGGTGAGATCTTCGGTGAGGCGGGCGCGCACGCGCGTTCGGCCGTCGGTGTCGCGGAGCTTCCGCTGGATTCCCCCGTCGAGGTGGAAATTGTCGTTGAGGTCACCTCTTAG
- a CDS encoding MBL fold metallo-hydrolase has product MAKVKHMQHPAYSQLRPVTPSAAVVLCPNPGYSSLEGTNSWVIRAPEDPRSIVIDPGPADEGHLNVLHAKADEVGVVLLTHRHHDHADGAQRFRQLTGAPVRAVDPSYCAGGQPLTPGEVISIDGVTPQVEVVATPGHTSDSVCFFIWSGEPHKSTLEGICTGDTIAGRHTTMISETDGDLGKYMQTLELLQERGKDVRLLPGHGPDGEDVASYATWYLERRHQRLDQIIAAKKKLGDDVALKDLIDEIYDDVDPVLRGAAEQSTRVALRYLEKQK; this is encoded by the coding sequence ATGGCTAAAGTTAAACACATGCAGCATCCTGCCTACAGCCAGTTGCGTCCGGTAACACCGTCCGCCGCCGTTGTCCTTTGCCCCAACCCCGGATACTCCTCTTTGGAGGGGACAAACTCCTGGGTCATCCGCGCGCCCGAAGATCCGCGCAGCATCGTGATCGACCCCGGTCCCGCCGACGAAGGGCACCTCAACGTGCTCCACGCAAAGGCAGATGAGGTTGGTGTTGTCCTCCTTACGCACCGTCACCATGATCACGCCGACGGCGCGCAGCGTTTCCGTCAGTTGACCGGCGCGCCGGTGCGTGCAGTGGATCCTTCCTATTGCGCTGGCGGGCAGCCGCTGACCCCGGGCGAGGTCATCTCCATTGACGGTGTGACCCCTCAGGTCGAGGTCGTGGCCACCCCAGGGCATACCAGTGACTCCGTGTGCTTCTTCATTTGGAGCGGTGAGCCACACAAATCCACCTTGGAGGGCATTTGCACCGGTGACACGATTGCGGGTCGTCACACCACCATGATCTCCGAGACCGATGGTGATCTGGGCAAGTACATGCAGACCTTGGAGCTGTTGCAGGAGCGGGGCAAGGATGTCCGCCTGCTTCCGGGGCACGGCCCCGACGGTGAGGACGTGGCAAGCTACGCAACTTGGTATCTCGAGCGCCGCCATCAGCGCCTCGATCAGATCATCGCGGCGAAGAAGAAGCTCGGCGATGATGTGGCACTCAAGGATCTCATTGATGAGATCTACGATGACGTGGATCCGGTACTGCGTGGCGCAGCGGAACAGTCCACCCGCGTCGCGCTGCGTTACCTAGAAAAGCAAAAGTAG
- the glxR gene encoding CRP-like cAMP-activated global transcriptional regulator GlxR, with protein sequence MEGVHDILSRAGIFQGVDPVAVNNLIQELETVRFPRGATIFEEHEPGDRLYIITSGKVKLARHSSDGRENLLTVMGPSDMFGELSIFDPGPRTSSAVCVTEVHAATMNSEMLHKWIAEHPEISEQLLRVLARRLRRTNASLADLIFTDVPGRVAKTLLQLANRFGTQEGGALRVNHDLTQEEIAQLVGASRETVNKALATFAHRGWIRLEGKSVLIVDPEHLAKRAR encoded by the coding sequence GTGGAAGGTGTACACGACATCCTGTCCCGCGCCGGAATTTTCCAGGGTGTGGATCCGGTTGCTGTCAACAACCTCATTCAGGAGCTAGAGACCGTGCGCTTCCCGCGCGGTGCCACCATTTTCGAAGAGCACGAGCCGGGTGACCGCCTTTACATCATCACCTCCGGCAAGGTGAAGCTCGCCCGCCATTCGAGCGACGGGCGCGAGAATCTGCTCACCGTAATGGGCCCGTCCGACATGTTCGGCGAGCTCTCCATCTTCGATCCGGGTCCTCGCACCTCTTCGGCAGTGTGCGTGACCGAGGTGCATGCAGCAACCATGAACTCCGAGATGCTGCACAAGTGGATCGCTGAGCACCCGGAGATTTCCGAGCAGCTCCTGCGCGTGTTGGCTCGCCGCCTGCGCCGCACCAACGCCTCCCTGGCCGATCTCATCTTCACCGATGTCCCCGGTCGCGTGGCCAAGACGCTGCTGCAGCTGGCCAACCGCTTCGGCACCCAGGAAGGCGGAGCCCTGCGCGTGAACCACGACCTCACCCAGGAAGAGATCGCACAGCTGGTCGGCGCTTCTCGCGAGACCGTGAACAAGGCCCTGGCTACCTTCGCGCATCGCGGCTGGATTCGCCTCGAGGGCAAGTCCGTGCTCATCGTGGACCCAGAACACCTAGCAAAGCGCGCCCGCTAA
- the nth gene encoding endonuclease III, which yields MTATTPLALKRRARRINRMLAEGYPDAHCELDFSNPLELTVATVLSAQCTDVRVNQVTPALFATYPTAEAYATANELELQEIIRPTGFYKAKAAHLIGLGRMLVSDYGGEVPTALEDLVRLPGVGRKTAHVVRGNAFGIPGLTVDTHFGRLVRRLGLTSQEDPVKVEHDIAELIEKKEWTMFSHRIIFHGRRVCHSRKPACGACFLAKQCPSFGLGPVDPAVASELVTGPEREHLLDMAGAIMGTSTNSGKG from the coding sequence ATGACTGCCACGACCCCGCTCGCTTTAAAACGGCGCGCCCGGCGCATCAACCGCATGCTAGCCGAGGGCTACCCGGACGCCCATTGCGAGTTGGACTTTAGCAACCCTTTGGAGTTGACGGTGGCTACCGTCCTTTCCGCGCAGTGTACGGATGTGCGAGTCAACCAGGTTACCCCGGCGCTGTTTGCCACGTATCCCACCGCCGAGGCCTATGCAACGGCCAACGAACTGGAGCTGCAGGAGATCATCCGCCCCACCGGGTTCTATAAGGCTAAGGCCGCCCACCTCATCGGACTGGGGCGGATGCTGGTGTCCGACTATGGTGGGGAGGTTCCCACGGCGCTCGAGGACCTGGTCCGCTTGCCAGGGGTAGGCCGCAAGACCGCGCACGTGGTGCGCGGAAATGCCTTCGGCATCCCCGGGCTGACCGTCGATACCCATTTCGGCCGGCTGGTGCGCAGGTTGGGGCTGACGTCCCAAGAGGATCCAGTGAAGGTCGAGCACGACATCGCCGAACTGATAGAGAAGAAGGAATGGACGATGTTTTCGCATCGGATCATCTTCCACGGGCGCAGGGTATGCCACTCCCGGAAGCCGGCCTGCGGCGCGTGCTTTCTAGCCAAGCAGTGCCCAAGCTTCGGGCTGGGGCCGGTGGATCCGGCCGTGGCCTCCGAGCTGGTGACAGGCCCCGAGCGCGAGCACCTTTTGGACATGGCGGGCGCTATTATGGGCACATCAACTAATTCAGGAAAGGGTTAG
- a CDS encoding TlpA family protein disulfide reductase: MPRKTVIASVIVFLLGIVLLLMLAPNLRNDSSTEEAATEESTALGTLEVPARPSCPAGEVAGIDLPCLGPASESDDTGDVAGASAGYTIVSLWAWWCEPCRVELPLFDELAAKHPEYEVVGVHADKFAANGAAMLNDLGVNIPSYQDDSNQFAGTLGLPGVVPITVIVDSQGAMVSFIPQAFEDYDSLEKAIAEKIAQA; this comes from the coding sequence ATGCCAAGAAAGACAGTCATCGCTTCGGTCATCGTGTTCCTCCTCGGGATCGTGCTGTTGCTGATGTTGGCACCGAACCTGAGAAACGATAGCTCCACCGAGGAAGCAGCCACGGAGGAGTCCACGGCGTTGGGAACCCTCGAGGTTCCGGCGCGGCCGTCGTGTCCGGCGGGGGAGGTGGCGGGCATTGATTTGCCGTGCCTGGGTCCCGCGTCGGAAAGCGACGATACGGGCGATGTCGCCGGCGCCAGTGCCGGTTATACGATCGTGAGCCTGTGGGCGTGGTGGTGCGAGCCGTGCCGGGTGGAGCTGCCGCTGTTTGACGAGCTCGCCGCCAAGCACCCGGAGTATGAGGTGGTGGGCGTTCACGCGGACAAGTTCGCCGCCAATGGCGCGGCCATGCTCAACGACCTCGGCGTGAACATTCCCTCCTATCAGGACGATTCCAATCAGTTCGCGGGTACTCTGGGGCTACCCGGCGTGGTGCCCATCACCGTGATCGTGGACAGCCAGGGCGCGATGGTCTCCTTCATCCCGCAGGCCTTCGAAGACTATGACTCGCTCGAGAAAGCTATCGCGGAGAAGATAGCGCAGGCATAA
- a CDS encoding NUDIX hydrolase produces MTFPQQDLPGFNTTLRPEAAPQWLKGVIDHPRSIQRRLEGTMQERTLPANPSRAAAVLMLLSGSAGSASGSTPEALPDDAAVLLTHRSPSLRSHSGQIAFPGGRIDPGDTNVVDAALREAWEETGLDRRAVVPLAQLDAVEIRVSGNPVHPVVGYWDASADVGVIDPGEADDVFLTPLAELVDPRNRVRLVMGPWMGPGFWVRDYLVWGFTGGLLSALFTQAGWERPWADAPVMGLDEAIARSRNNEPHYWGAEPRG; encoded by the coding sequence ATGACCTTCCCACAACAAGACCTACCCGGATTCAACACCACGCTGCGCCCCGAGGCGGCGCCGCAGTGGCTCAAAGGGGTCATCGACCATCCCCGAAGCATTCAACGGCGCCTCGAGGGCACCATGCAGGAGCGCACCCTGCCCGCGAATCCGTCGCGCGCCGCGGCGGTTCTCATGCTGCTCTCCGGTAGCGCCGGATCGGCGTCCGGGTCAACGCCTGAGGCGCTTCCCGACGATGCCGCGGTGCTGCTCACACACCGTTCGCCGTCGCTGCGCAGCCACTCCGGCCAAATAGCCTTCCCCGGTGGGCGCATCGACCCGGGTGATACCAACGTGGTGGATGCCGCGCTGCGGGAGGCTTGGGAGGAAACCGGCCTCGATCGGCGCGCGGTGGTTCCACTGGCGCAACTCGATGCCGTGGAGATCCGAGTGAGCGGCAATCCGGTTCACCCGGTGGTGGGGTATTGGGATGCCAGCGCCGACGTTGGCGTCATCGATCCCGGCGAGGCCGACGACGTCTTCCTCACCCCGCTGGCGGAGCTTGTGGATCCGCGCAACCGCGTCCGCCTGGTCATGGGGCCGTGGATGGGCCCTGGTTTTTGGGTGCGTGACTATCTTGTGTGGGGCTTTACCGGCGGGCTGTTATCGGCGCTTTTTACGCAGGCCGGATGGGAACGTCCCTGGGCGGATGCGCCGGTCATGGGATTAGATGAGGCGATTGCGCGCTCCCGCAACAATGAGCCGCACTACTGGGGTGCCGAACCGAGGGGCTAA
- a CDS encoding MarP family serine protease: protein MHFAPETIVDVVVAIALVAACYSGWRQGAFTAVLSTVGVIAGLILGAALAPQVMQLTESVALRFLLALGTVVMLVGLGNLVGGLLGSSLRAGIRFKSQVVLDSIVGAVFQGLATAIVLWLIAIPLATGLGGSFAQGIRNSHILGAVDGRMPGAMATLPSRISAMLSDSGLPPLVSPFSGQTSTQVEAPRIEVEDTALVEQLRPSVIHVLGESQQCSRRLMGSGFVVDDSHVMTNAHVVAGTDKVSLDTVEGVFEAQVVYYNPELDIAVLYSDHLGLPALDWASDVAQTSEDAIVMGFPESGPFEAAPARIAERITISGPDIYASGRVERESYTVRGTIRQGNSGGPMVNTEGDVLGVVFGASVDSSDIGYALTAQEVLGQVGDYSSLTAPVDPGRCVMN, encoded by the coding sequence GTGCACTTTGCCCCGGAGACCATCGTCGATGTGGTGGTCGCAATCGCGCTCGTGGCCGCCTGCTATTCGGGCTGGCGCCAGGGGGCATTTACGGCAGTGCTGTCGACCGTCGGCGTCATCGCCGGCCTGATTCTAGGGGCAGCGCTTGCACCGCAGGTCATGCAGCTGACTGAGTCCGTCGCGCTGCGTTTCCTGCTGGCGTTGGGAACCGTGGTCATGCTCGTGGGCTTGGGCAACCTCGTCGGTGGGCTGTTGGGATCCTCGTTGCGCGCGGGCATCCGATTTAAGTCGCAGGTGGTGCTGGATTCGATAGTCGGCGCCGTGTTCCAGGGGCTTGCCACTGCGATCGTGCTGTGGCTGATTGCGATCCCATTAGCCACTGGTCTCGGCGGAAGCTTCGCCCAAGGCATCCGCAACTCGCACATCCTGGGCGCTGTCGACGGGCGGATGCCGGGTGCGATGGCCACGTTGCCTTCACGGATTTCTGCGATGCTGTCGGACTCCGGCTTGCCCCCGCTGGTGTCGCCGTTTAGCGGTCAGACATCGACCCAGGTGGAGGCCCCACGCATCGAGGTGGAAGATACCGCCCTCGTGGAGCAGCTGCGTCCTTCTGTCATCCACGTGCTAGGCGAGTCGCAGCAGTGCTCGCGCAGGCTCATGGGCTCCGGCTTCGTGGTCGATGATTCCCATGTCATGACCAACGCCCACGTCGTGGCCGGCACCGACAAGGTCAGCCTCGACACCGTCGAGGGCGTCTTCGAAGCGCAGGTGGTCTACTACAACCCGGAGCTTGACATCGCTGTTTTGTACAGCGATCACCTGGGGCTGCCCGCCCTGGATTGGGCCAGCGATGTCGCCCAGACCAGCGAGGATGCCATCGTGATGGGATTCCCGGAGTCCGGGCCTTTCGAGGCAGCCCCTGCCCGCATTGCCGAACGCATTACGATCTCCGGGCCGGACATCTATGCCTCCGGCCGCGTGGAGCGCGAGTCCTATACCGTGCGTGGCACGATCCGGCAGGGTAACTCCGGCGGCCCGATGGTCAACACCGAGGGCGACGTCTTAGGCGTGGTGTTCGGCGCCAGCGTCGACAGCAGCGACATCGGCTATGCGCTCACGGCGCAGGAGGTCTTGGGCCAGGTCGGCGATTACTCCTCCCTGACCGCGCCGGTGGACCCCGGGCGCTGCGTGATGAACTAA
- a CDS encoding alpha/beta fold hydrolase: MSLFSARTLSPKVVLLDGFNHQEIHTRGLRLHAAVAGSPSDPCIVLLHDAYGSWMDFRRLLPLLASKGYHVIALDLRGYGYSDKPPQGYDLRHLNGDVSGVIRTMGHDSAHVVGVGAGAAIAWTMPTSHPEHISGITCIDGIHPVDMRRLIMTRPWLFSQTIENVLFAHLPSLPRRQLWKRRDRWLGRELRAGTSLAYQEGAHFAEDLRLRIMAMSVESTQAAVARTVKIATSLPPAKWLGNKVTVPVQFVGDKTSHSQVLAARARARCFGEFEYAVIDGDEGSRWRAHLEAPEKLAELIAGFVGTH, from the coding sequence ATGAGTCTATTTTCCGCCCGAACGCTGTCGCCGAAGGTGGTGCTGCTGGACGGGTTTAACCACCAGGAGATCCATACCCGTGGCTTGCGTTTGCATGCCGCCGTTGCCGGTTCCCCGTCGGATCCCTGCATCGTTTTGCTTCACGACGCCTACGGCTCCTGGATGGACTTCAGGCGGCTGCTCCCACTGCTGGCAAGCAAGGGCTACCACGTTATCGCGCTGGATCTGCGCGGCTATGGCTACTCCGATAAGCCGCCTCAGGGCTACGACCTACGCCACCTCAACGGCGATGTCTCCGGCGTGATCCGCACCATGGGTCATGACAGTGCGCATGTGGTGGGGGTGGGCGCCGGTGCCGCCATCGCCTGGACCATGCCTACCTCACACCCGGAGCACATCAGCGGCATCACCTGCATCGACGGCATCCACCCGGTGGACATGCGCAGGCTCATAATGACCCGGCCGTGGCTTTTCTCCCAGACCATAGAAAATGTCCTGTTCGCCCACCTCCCGTCCCTTCCCCGGCGCCAGCTGTGGAAGCGACGCGACCGGTGGCTCGGCCGCGAACTGCGCGCAGGCACCTCCCTGGCATATCAGGAAGGCGCACACTTCGCCGAGGACCTGCGCCTGCGGATCATGGCGATGAGCGTGGAATCCACCCAGGCCGCGGTCGCCCGCACCGTCAAGATTGCCACCTCCTTGCCGCCGGCGAAGTGGTTGGGGAACAAGGTCACCGTCCCCGTGCAGTTTGTCGGCGACAAGACCAGCCACAGTCAGGTTCTGGCTGCTCGTGCCCGCGCGCGGTGCTTTGGGGAGTTCGAATACGCCGTGATCGACGGGGACGAGGGCTCCCGGTGGCGTGCCCACCTGGAGGCCCCGGAAAAGCTGGCCGAATTGATAGCTGGGTTCGTCGGCACGCACTAA
- a CDS encoding phage holin family protein — MSNDKGFFTDGAETFGAKINSIPLSDVDAAGGKGSIGALVSDATTQMSSLFRSELELAKAELAQEAKKGAIGGGLFGVAGTVALYSSFFFFFFLAELIADLWLARWAAFLIVFLLMLVLAGLFALIGFKKLRKLRAPEKTIASVNELKNLVPGQATKKLESRNRGMFS, encoded by the coding sequence GTGAGCAATGACAAAGGATTTTTTACGGACGGCGCGGAGACTTTCGGCGCCAAAATAAATTCCATCCCCCTGAGTGATGTGGACGCCGCCGGCGGCAAGGGTAGCATCGGCGCGCTGGTTAGCGACGCAACCACTCAGATGTCCTCCCTGTTCCGCTCCGAGCTGGAGCTTGCCAAGGCCGAGCTGGCGCAGGAGGCCAAGAAGGGGGCCATCGGCGGCGGCCTGTTCGGCGTGGCCGGCACGGTTGCTTTGTACAGCTCTTTCTTCTTTTTCTTCTTCCTCGCCGAACTGATCGCGGACCTGTGGCTGGCTCGCTGGGCCGCGTTCCTTATCGTGTTCCTGCTCATGCTGGTTCTCGCGGGTCTGTTCGCCCTCATCGGCTTCAAGAAGCTGCGCAAGCTGCGCGCCCCGGAGAAGACCATCGCCTCCGTCAACGAGCTCAAGAACCTGGTCCCCGGCCAGGCCACCAAGAAGCTGGAATCCCGCAACCGCGGCATGTTCAGCTAA
- a CDS encoding HAD family hydrolase has translation MSKKERDHEHVAPAPSNELALAPRRVAAFFDLDKTIIATSSAFAYGKEFLNSGLITPVEALQLSMAKATYMFAGHSSEQMDTTRDQLAHMIAGWNVEQVKAIAEETMQHVVTPTIYAEARSIIDQHLAAGHDVVIISASARELVEPIAKELGVTTVVSTELAKKDGVFTGEITFYCKGAAKAQAIMDLTARRGYDLPQSFAYSDSAVDIPMLEAVGNPNAVNPDRALRKVAADKGWNIHSFRNPVPLFQMPTGVEIGKTTGVVAAIAAAAAGGIWLAKKHRPDEA, from the coding sequence ATGAGTAAGAAGGAACGCGATCACGAGCACGTCGCGCCGGCCCCGAGCAACGAGCTAGCCCTGGCGCCGCGTCGTGTTGCGGCTTTCTTCGATCTGGACAAGACGATCATCGCTACCTCTTCCGCCTTCGCCTACGGCAAGGAGTTTCTCAACTCCGGGCTCATCACCCCGGTGGAGGCGCTGCAGCTTTCCATGGCCAAGGCCACCTACATGTTCGCAGGTCACTCGAGCGAACAGATGGACACCACCCGCGATCAGCTCGCCCATATGATCGCCGGATGGAACGTCGAGCAGGTCAAGGCCATCGCCGAGGAAACCATGCAGCACGTGGTGACCCCCACCATCTATGCCGAGGCGCGCTCCATCATCGATCAGCACCTCGCCGCAGGCCATGACGTGGTCATCATCTCCGCCTCCGCCCGCGAGCTGGTCGAGCCGATCGCCAAGGAGCTGGGCGTGACCACCGTGGTGTCCACGGAGCTCGCTAAAAAGGATGGGGTGTTCACCGGCGAGATCACCTTCTACTGCAAGGGGGCTGCCAAGGCGCAGGCGATCATGGACTTAACCGCCCGCCGCGGCTACGACCTGCCCCAGTCTTTCGCCTACTCGGATTCGGCCGTGGACATCCCCATGCTTGAGGCCGTGGGCAATCCCAATGCCGTCAACCCGGACCGGGCCTTGCGCAAGGTGGCCGCGGACAAAGGCTGGAACATCCACAGCTTCCGCAACCCCGTGCCGCTATTCCAGATGCCCACCGGCGTCGAGATCGGCAAGACCACCGGGGTCGTCGCCGCTATCGCAGCCGCCGCCGCGGGTGGCATCTGGTTGGCCAAGAAGCACCGCCCGGACGAGGCTTAA